The following DNA comes from Flexistipes sp..
ATATGTTTCCAGAATTGCAAGAATTTTGGGGCTGCTTTACAAAAGCGGAATCGGCATAATTACAAGTTTTGAAATTGTCTCCGAAGTAACAGGAAACAATATATTGAAAAGTGAACTTCTTGATATCAGAGACAGGGTCTCAGGGGGCACCAATATAGCTTCTGCCTTTGTCACTTCATCATATTTTCCTCAGGTTGTAAGTGATATGATTGCTGCCGGAGAGGAAACGGGGCAGCTGGACAATATGCTTTTTAAAATCTCCGATTATTATGACGAAGAAATCAATTACTCAATAAACACTCTTTCCTCTGCTCTTGAGCCCATATTACTCGTTTTTATTGCAGGTATGGTTTTAATCCTCGCATTGGGAGTATTCCTGCCGATGTGGGATATGATAAAAGTATTTCAATAAATTTATGATAAACAGGAAAGGATTTTCTCCCTACGAAACGGTAATTGTGATTTGTGTAATAGCTGTTTTAATTACCATATTTTACCGTTATTACAATCTTCTTGAAACAAAAAGTCTGTATACAACGGCAAAAATTGATATGCAGACAATAAAGCTCAACATTGACCTGTATAGAGCTTACAACAGCAAATATCCGGATAATCTGTCGGTTTTAAAGAGCGAAAAGTATTTACTGCAAAAAGAAACAGCTATACAAACAGATGTTGTAAGGGAGCTTTCTCCTGACAATCTTATTTTGGCAAGAAGTACTTTTGAAAACGGCAGGCTTGTCGACCCTTTCGGAAACCCTTATATTTATGATAATAAAACGGGAAAAATAGCATTCTCAGCAAAAACGAAAAATGTAATAAAAAAATTGAAGGAAGAGAAGGAGAAGTAGAAGTAGTTGAGGGTGTAGAGGTTCACCACTTTGACGTCATTACGAGGAGTCCGCTCAGTAGCGGACGACGTGGTAATCTCAAGCGTCATCGCGAGGACGGCAACCCGCGGCGATCTCATGTCTGAGAGCTTTGAATAATTATAGTATCGTCACCCTGAACTTGTTTCAGGGTCTTGTAACTTATTGGTATTATGAGATGCTGAAATAAATTCAGCATGACTAACACGAGTTATTCAAAGGTTTCGTCTTGTATTAGAGATTGCTTCGTCGTTGTCACTCCTCGCAATGACGGACAAAACGAAGTGCGAAATTTGAATTATTAAGTTATCATAATATTATAAGCAAAATCAGGAGTTTTAGTATGAAACTTAAAAAAGTGAAAATCGGTCAACTTCTCATTGAGAAAGGTCTGCTGACGGAAGCACAACTAAAAGTTGCACTTAACGAGCAGAAAACCAGCGGTAAAAAGCTCGGCGAAGTTCTCGTGGAGCTTGGATATATTGATGAAGATACAATGCTTACCGCCATTGCCGAGCAGCTCGGCCTTGAAAAGATAACTATGGATGAAATTCAGGTGGACAGCAACCTGAAAAAATATATGCCGGAAAATCTGGCAAGAAAATTTATGGCAGTTCCGGTTAAAATTGAAGGTAACAACCTTTATATCGCCACTAACAACCCCACAAACATATTTGCAATAGATGAAATCAGCCGTGTCACCAAAAAAGAGGTCACTCCTTATGTTATACGCAATGATGAACTGCTGAGTCTTCTTGAGCGTCTTTACGGTACCGAAGACAAACTTTTCAAAACCGCGGAAGCCGTAGAAAAAAGAATTCTTCAATCCGGCAAGGACAGCAATTTCCTTGAAAATCTGGCTGAGGATGCACCGGTTGTAAATCTGTTTGACAGTATAGTGGGAAAAGCCGTTAATGAAGGAGCCAGTGATATACATATCGAACCGGACGAAAATAAATTAAGAGTAAGATACAGAATAGACGGGGTTTTGCACGAAATTCTCTCTTTAAATAAAGTTCTCCACCCTGCTCTCATTTCCCGTATC
Coding sequences within:
- a CDS encoding type IV pilin protein, giving the protein MINRKGFSPYETVIVICVIAVLITIFYRYYNLLETKSLYTTAKIDMQTIKLNIDLYRAYNSKYPDNLSVLKSEKYLLQKETAIQTDVVRELSPDNLILARSTFENGRLVDPFGNPYIYDNKTGKIAFSAKTKNVIKKLKEEKEK